In a single window of the Dinghuibacter silviterrae genome:
- the aroB gene encoding 3-dehydroquinate synthase: MKTRVSFSNASCDYYFDTSARRLEELVPRAKTVLVTDEHVFAHHQALFGDWNTIVLKPGEQYKVQETVNAIIDQLLDFEADRSWWIVGVGGGVITDLTGYVAGIYMRGLQFGFIPTSILAMVDASIGGKNGIDVGIYKNMVGLIRQPSFLLYDIDLLKSLPESEWINGMAEVIKHACIKDAPMFKLLEENTLAKLKRDKALLAQLIRRNALLKTKVVQADEFEQGERKLLNFGHTLGHAIENMYDLPHGHAVSIGMTVACHLSARLTGFTQTERVVDVLEKYGLPTYAVFDVDKAWDILKMDKKRAADAMNYILLNKIGQGIIQSIPLEGLQSLLIEFVTS, encoded by the coding sequence ATGAAGACTAGAGTCTCCTTTTCCAACGCTTCCTGTGACTATTATTTCGATACCTCCGCCCGCCGGCTGGAGGAGCTTGTACCCCGGGCGAAGACCGTGCTGGTCACCGACGAGCACGTCTTCGCCCACCACCAGGCCCTCTTTGGCGACTGGAACACCATCGTCCTCAAGCCGGGTGAGCAGTACAAGGTTCAGGAAACGGTCAACGCCATCATCGACCAGCTCCTGGACTTCGAGGCGGACCGAAGCTGGTGGATCGTGGGCGTGGGTGGAGGCGTCATCACGGACCTCACCGGTTATGTAGCGGGCATTTATATGCGGGGGCTCCAATTCGGTTTTATCCCGACGAGCATCCTGGCCATGGTGGATGCCAGCATCGGTGGGAAAAACGGGATCGACGTAGGCATTTATAAAAACATGGTGGGGTTGATCCGTCAACCGTCTTTCCTGTTGTACGACATAGACCTGCTCAAAAGCCTGCCGGAATCCGAGTGGATCAACGGCATGGCGGAAGTGATCAAGCACGCTTGTATCAAAGACGCCCCCATGTTCAAGCTGCTGGAGGAGAATACGCTCGCCAAGCTCAAACGCGACAAAGCGTTGCTGGCCCAACTGATCCGGCGCAACGCCTTGCTGAAGACCAAGGTCGTCCAGGCCGATGAGTTCGAGCAGGGAGAACGCAAGCTCCTCAACTTCGGCCATACACTGGGCCACGCTATAGAGAACATGTACGACCTCCCCCACGGGCACGCCGTGTCCATCGGCATGACGGTAGCCTGTCATCTGTCGGCCCGGCTCACCGGGTTCACACAGACCGAACGCGTCGTGGATGTTTTAGAAAAGTACGGGTTGCCTACCTATGCCGTCTTCGACGTGGATAAGGCCTGGGACATCCTCAAGATGGATAAAAAACGGGCCGCTGACGCCATGAACTACATCCTGCTCAATAAAATAGGCCAGGGGATCATCCAGTCCATTCCCCTCGAAGGGCTTCAGTCTTTACTCATTGAATTCGTGACATCATGA
- the aroA gene encoding 3-phosphoshikimate 1-carboxyvinyltransferase, translating to MIVSIQPSRVAGPMYAPASKSSMQRACAAALLRKGLTVLHNPGHSNDDRAAIDTIQKLGAKIERTDNSLNIQSLGVHPRSAEINCGESGLGVRMFTPIAAMSDLPLHIDGEGSLLTRPLHFFDEIFPQLGIRITSNGGRLPLSIQGPLQPAPITVDGSLSSQFLTGLLMAYAASGAQDEVITVDNLKSKPYIDLTLSVLKDFGWNVTHRDHRTFHFGKAEAQPGTLHYTVEGDWSGGAFLLVAGAVAGNVDVRGLDPHSTQADKAILNALQDSGVNMHVSKEKILISSQPLKPFAFDATDCPDLFPPLVALAAYADGQTIVKGASRLAHKESDRATTLQQEFGKMGIRIDVEGDLMRIHGGTGVKAARVHSRHDHRIAMACAVAALGADGPVVIEEAQAVNKSYTDFYDHLRAWGVPVNSNV from the coding sequence ATGATCGTTTCCATACAACCCTCCCGGGTCGCCGGGCCCATGTATGCACCTGCTTCCAAGAGCTCGATGCAAAGGGCCTGTGCCGCCGCGCTCTTGCGCAAAGGGTTGACCGTTTTGCACAACCCCGGTCATTCCAACGACGACCGGGCCGCCATCGATACCATACAGAAACTGGGGGCCAAAATAGAGCGAACAGACAACTCTTTGAACATCCAAAGCCTGGGCGTCCATCCCCGAAGCGCCGAGATCAATTGCGGCGAATCCGGGTTGGGTGTCCGGATGTTTACACCCATCGCCGCAATGAGCGACCTTCCCTTGCACATTGACGGGGAAGGAAGCCTGCTTACCCGGCCCCTGCATTTTTTCGACGAGATCTTCCCCCAATTGGGCATAAGGATCACGTCCAATGGAGGGCGGTTGCCTTTGTCCATACAGGGGCCTCTGCAACCCGCCCCGATCACCGTGGACGGCTCGCTCAGCTCCCAGTTCCTGACCGGGTTGCTCATGGCGTACGCCGCTTCCGGCGCACAAGACGAGGTCATCACCGTGGACAACCTCAAGAGCAAACCTTATATAGACCTCACCCTAAGCGTCCTAAAAGACTTTGGATGGAACGTGACCCACCGGGACCACCGGACGTTTCATTTTGGAAAAGCAGAGGCACAACCCGGTACCCTTCACTATACCGTGGAAGGCGACTGGAGTGGAGGCGCGTTCCTGCTCGTCGCCGGCGCGGTGGCGGGGAATGTCGACGTCCGCGGGCTCGACCCGCATTCCACCCAGGCCGATAAAGCGATCCTGAATGCTTTGCAGGATTCGGGTGTGAACATGCATGTATCGAAAGAAAAGATCCTCATTTCGTCACAGCCATTGAAACCCTTCGCGTTCGACGCCACCGATTGTCCCGATCTTTTTCCGCCTCTGGTGGCGCTCGCGGCTTATGCGGACGGGCAGACCATAGTAAAAGGCGCCAGCCGCCTCGCGCATAAGGAAAGCGACCGCGCCACTACCCTCCAGCAGGAATTTGGCAAAATGGGTATACGCATCGACGTGGAGGGGGACCTGATGCGGATCCACGGGGGTACCGGCGTCAAGGCCGCCCGGGTACACTCCCGTCACGACCACCGGATCGCGATGGCCTGCGCCGTGGCAGCGTTGGGCGCCGATGGACCGGTGGTCATCGAAGAGGCCCAGGCCGTCAACAAATCGTATACCGACTTCTATGACCACCTCCGCGCGTGGGGGGTACCTGTAAATTCGAACGTATGA
- a CDS encoding chorismate mutase codes for MEATVTTPVDITAVLSKRPLIISGPCSAETEEQVLATATRLAATGKVDALRAGIWKPRTRPGSFEGIGTKGLPWLQQAKKLTGLPTAVEVATGKQVEDALHFEVDILWIGARTTVNPFSVQEVADALRGANVPVLIKNPINPDLELWTGAVERVAKAGIKTIGLIHRGFSSYGNTEYRNAPMWHLGIEMRRRNPELLMVCDPSHMAGRRDILQDTAQRAVDLGYDGLMIESHIDPDKAWSDAKQQVTPEKLAEMLDSIKWRHESTQAEEFLNALAKLREQINHIDDELLSLLAQRMKIAEKIGQYKKENNITILQTSRWNEILERAVRKGEKQGLGKEFITKYFDAVHLESIRHQNKVMNED; via the coding sequence ATGGAAGCGACAGTAACCACACCGGTCGACATAACGGCGGTGTTGAGCAAGAGACCCCTCATCATTTCCGGTCCGTGCAGCGCGGAGACGGAAGAACAGGTGCTGGCGACCGCCACCCGCCTGGCCGCTACCGGCAAGGTAGACGCCCTCAGGGCCGGTATCTGGAAACCCCGTACGCGTCCGGGCAGTTTTGAAGGCATAGGCACCAAAGGGCTTCCCTGGCTGCAACAGGCCAAGAAGCTCACCGGCCTCCCCACCGCGGTGGAAGTGGCTACGGGCAAACAAGTCGAGGACGCCCTCCACTTTGAAGTGGACATCCTTTGGATCGGGGCCCGCACCACGGTCAACCCCTTTAGCGTGCAAGAAGTCGCCGACGCCCTGAGGGGTGCCAACGTACCCGTCCTGATCAAAAACCCCATCAATCCCGACCTGGAGCTGTGGACCGGCGCCGTTGAACGCGTGGCCAAGGCAGGGATCAAGACCATCGGTCTGATCCACCGGGGTTTTAGCTCTTACGGGAATACGGAATACCGCAACGCCCCGATGTGGCACCTGGGTATCGAAATGCGCCGGCGCAACCCCGAGTTGCTCATGGTCTGCGACCCTTCCCACATGGCGGGCCGCCGGGACATCCTCCAGGATACCGCCCAAAGGGCCGTGGACTTAGGGTACGACGGTCTGATGATCGAAAGCCATATCGACCCTGACAAAGCCTGGAGCGATGCAAAGCAACAGGTGACGCCGGAGAAGCTGGCCGAGATGCTGGACTCCATCAAGTGGAGGCACGAAAGCACCCAGGCCGAGGAATTCCTCAACGCCCTGGCCAAGCTGCGCGAACAGATCAACCACATCGACGACGAACTCCTGAGCCTGCTGGCCCAGCGCATGAAGATCGCCGAGAAGATCGGACAATACAAAAAGGAGAACAACATCACCATCCTCCAGACCAGCCGCTGGAATGAAATCCTCGAACGCGCCGTTCGCAAAGGGGAGAAACAGGGTCTGGGCAAGGAGTTTATCACCAAGTATTTCGATGCAGTGCACCTGGAGAGCATCCGTCATCAGAACAAAGTGATGAATGAAGACTAG
- a CDS encoding RNA polymerase sigma factor: protein MKTGSTDEQLLAGLARNDKNATETLYREYFGMIQAFILNNNGSSEDARDIFQEAMIVLYEKATSGRFELTAQVKTYLYSVCRRLWLKRLQQVQRFGTPVESMPELVQVEEDLEAHERRNEAFMMMEKALGHLGEPCRSLLEAYYLQKKNMQEISEHFGYTNAENAKNQKYKCLTRLKKMFFTQFKSGN from the coding sequence GTGAAAACCGGATCAACGGACGAACAATTACTGGCTGGACTGGCACGCAACGACAAGAACGCCACGGAGACCCTGTACAGGGAGTATTTTGGTATGATCCAGGCGTTCATACTCAATAACAACGGATCGAGCGAAGACGCAAGGGATATTTTTCAGGAGGCGATGATCGTGTTGTATGAAAAAGCAACATCCGGACGGTTTGAACTGACGGCCCAGGTAAAGACCTACCTGTATTCGGTTTGCCGGCGGCTCTGGCTCAAAAGGCTCCAACAGGTACAGCGTTTTGGCACCCCGGTGGAGTCGATGCCTGAGCTGGTGCAGGTGGAAGAGGACCTGGAGGCCCACGAAAGACGGAATGAGGCGTTTATGATGATGGAAAAGGCGTTGGGACACCTGGGAGAGCCTTGCAGGAGTTTGTTGGAAGCGTATTATCTGCAAAAGAAAAATATGCAGGAGATCTCCGAACACTTTGGATATACCAATGCGGAGAACGCCAAGAACCAGAAATACAAATGCCTTACCCGACTGAAGAAAATGTTCTTTACCCAATTTAAAAGCGGGAACTGA
- a CDS encoding chorismate synthase, whose protein sequence is MNSFGRIFRVHIFGESHGPCVGVTIDGCPPGLPLEETDFTPDLERRKAGAKGTTPRKEDDIPHVKSGIFNGHATGAPITILFDNNNTRSGDYEKQRATPRPGHADFVAHHKYGGFEDYRGGGHFSARLTTGIVAAGVIAKKLLAQATITAVIAEVAGEPDQERGLQRAIDAKDTVGGIIECRATGLPIGLGEPFWDSAESLLAHAMMAIPAVRGIEFGTGFAAARMFGSEHNDAILDAEGHTRTNHAGGIVGGITNGNELVFRIAIKPTSSTPKEQQTLNWETGQVEPFSVKGRHDLCVALRAPVIVEAMTAIVLADLLMLEAANRSANNPHLAPPR, encoded by the coding sequence ATGAACAGTTTTGGACGCATCTTCCGGGTACATATTTTCGGCGAGTCCCACGGCCCCTGCGTGGGTGTGACCATCGACGGGTGCCCGCCCGGTCTTCCCCTGGAAGAGACCGATTTCACCCCCGACCTGGAACGCCGTAAAGCCGGCGCCAAGGGCACCACACCCCGAAAGGAAGACGACATCCCTCATGTCAAAAGCGGGATCTTCAACGGCCATGCCACCGGAGCGCCCATCACCATCCTGTTTGACAACAACAATACCCGCAGCGGGGACTACGAGAAACAACGCGCTACACCCAGACCGGGACACGCCGATTTCGTTGCCCACCATAAATACGGGGGCTTCGAAGACTACCGGGGAGGCGGCCACTTCAGCGCCCGCCTCACCACGGGGATCGTCGCCGCGGGCGTGATCGCAAAAAAGCTCCTCGCACAAGCGACCATCACCGCAGTGATCGCCGAAGTCGCCGGCGAACCCGACCAGGAACGCGGTCTTCAAAGGGCGATCGACGCCAAAGACACCGTCGGCGGTATCATCGAATGCCGCGCGACCGGGCTCCCCATTGGGTTGGGCGAACCCTTCTGGGATTCTGCCGAATCCCTGCTGGCGCATGCCATGATGGCCATCCCCGCCGTCCGCGGTATCGAATTCGGGACCGGTTTTGCCGCGGCCCGTATGTTCGGCAGCGAGCACAACGACGCCATCCTGGACGCCGAAGGCCATACCCGCACCAACCACGCCGGTGGGATCGTAGGCGGCATCACCAACGGGAACGAGCTCGTTTTCCGGATTGCTATTAAACCCACCTCCTCCACCCCCAAGGAACAACAAACCCTCAACTGGGAAACCGGCCAGGTTGAACCGTTTTCCGTCAAAGGCCGCCACGACCTTTGCGTCGCCCTTCGGGCGCCGGTGATCGTGGAGGCTATGACGGCCATCGTTTTGGCGGACCTGCTGATGCTCGAAGCGGCTAATAGATCTGCCAATAACCCACACCTGGCGCCACCCCGGTAG
- a CDS encoding prephenate dehydratase, translating into MAEIELSEEDLQKGVAIQGYAGSFHQEAARLFLGDRINVIPCATFRDVVRIASDATLSAGAVMAIENSIAGSILPNYNLLQKSELRIVGEVYLQIRQHLMVNPGVSLDDIKEVHSHPMALLQCMDYLDKRPWKLLETEDTALSAKHIHQHRSKHIAAIASQAAAELYGLDIIAPDIHTLKNNYTRFLILRREGEAETIAKVDKSSLYFETDHSQGSLARVLTRIAEGGINLSKLQSFPIPGSQWKYFFHVDMEFDTEEQFQDVLHDLRKLTLDLKVYGIYKKGTTA; encoded by the coding sequence ATGGCAGAAATTGAACTTTCAGAAGAGGACCTGCAAAAGGGTGTGGCCATTCAGGGCTACGCCGGCAGCTTTCACCAGGAAGCCGCCAGGCTTTTCTTAGGCGACCGGATCAACGTCATTCCCTGCGCTACCTTCCGGGACGTCGTCCGGATCGCCTCGGACGCCACGTTGTCGGCGGGAGCGGTGATGGCGATTGAAAACTCGATTGCCGGGAGCATTCTTCCGAATTATAACCTGTTGCAAAAGAGTGAATTAAGGATCGTGGGGGAGGTGTATCTCCAGATCCGCCAGCACCTGATGGTCAACCCGGGTGTATCTTTGGACGACATAAAAGAGGTGCATTCCCATCCGATGGCCCTGCTCCAGTGTATGGATTACCTGGACAAACGCCCCTGGAAGCTTCTTGAAACCGAAGATACAGCGTTAAGTGCCAAGCACATACATCAACACCGGTCCAAACATATCGCGGCGATCGCGAGCCAGGCGGCCGCCGAATTATACGGGCTCGACATCATCGCCCCGGACATTCATACGCTGAAAAACAACTATACGCGCTTCCTTATCCTGCGGAGGGAAGGGGAGGCGGAGACCATCGCAAAAGTCGACAAGTCCTCCCTGTATTTCGAGACGGACCATAGCCAGGGGAGCCTGGCCCGGGTCTTGACCCGGATTGCCGAAGGGGGGATCAACCTGAGCAAGCTCCAGTCGTTCCCCATACCCGGTAGCCAGTGGAAGTATTTTTTCCATGTGGATATGGAGTTCGATACGGAAGAACAGTTCCAGGACGTGTTGCACGACCTTCGGAAGCTGACCCTGGATTTAAAAGTTTACGGTATTTACAAAAAAGGAACGACAGCATGA
- a CDS encoding DEAD/DEAH box helicase: MSTFEALGLDARLIQATDALGFETPTPIQEKAIPVLLGGQKDFVGLAQTGTGKTAAFSLPLLHLLEVEKRYPQALVVCPTRELCLQIVNEIEQFKKFIPGMHVTAVYGGASIGLQIKDLRKGVQIVVATPGRLIDLIERKAIDLQNIHYVVLDEADEMLNMGFRDDIEFILQNTPNRQSSWLFSATMPDAVRQVSKRYMKEPVEVTVGKKNTANANIDHQYYVTSAPLRFETLKRIIDFNPGMYGIIFTRTKLDAQEIAEKLVRDGYDIDALHGDLTQVQRDKVMGQFRDKSLQLLVATDVAARGIDVNNITHVINYELPDDVEVYTHRTGRTGRAGKNGIALSIVHSRETFKLKQIERVNQIRLNKMDIPTGKDVTRKQFYYFMDRILNADTSHGDYEAFVPMIEEKFADISKEEIVKRFAALEFDRFLRYYENAADLNVRDIKAPRTAGGRDFAPASGGGDRRRFESNGEFTKLFINLGIKDGFYKASFLQFILDMSDLRKEVLGRIDLKEMNSWVEVDKKSASKMIRAIDGKTFKGRKIRMNEANR, encoded by the coding sequence ATGAGTACATTCGAAGCGCTGGGACTGGATGCCAGACTGATACAAGCCACAGACGCCCTGGGTTTTGAGACACCGACGCCGATACAGGAAAAGGCGATCCCGGTGCTCCTGGGCGGGCAAAAGGACTTTGTCGGGCTGGCACAGACAGGGACGGGAAAGACGGCTGCGTTCAGCCTGCCTTTGCTGCACCTGTTGGAAGTCGAGAAGCGCTATCCGCAGGCCTTGGTGGTTTGCCCCACTCGCGAACTCTGCCTGCAGATCGTAAACGAGATTGAACAATTCAAGAAATTCATACCCGGCATGCACGTGACCGCCGTTTACGGCGGTGCGTCCATCGGCCTCCAGATCAAGGACCTCCGCAAAGGCGTACAGATCGTGGTTGCCACCCCGGGCCGTCTCATCGACCTCATCGAACGCAAGGCGATCGACCTCCAGAACATCCACTATGTCGTCCTTGACGAGGCCGACGAGATGCTGAACATGGGCTTCAGGGACGACATCGAATTCATCCTCCAGAACACGCCCAACCGGCAAAGCTCCTGGTTGTTCAGCGCCACGATGCCGGACGCCGTTCGCCAGGTATCCAAGCGGTATATGAAGGAACCGGTGGAAGTGACGGTGGGGAAAAAGAACACGGCGAACGCCAACATCGACCACCAATACTATGTGACGTCCGCACCGCTCCGGTTCGAAACCCTCAAGCGGATCATCGACTTTAACCCGGGGATGTATGGAATCATCTTTACCCGCACCAAGCTCGACGCCCAGGAAATCGCGGAAAAGCTGGTCCGGGACGGTTACGACATTGACGCCCTTCACGGGGACCTGACCCAGGTACAACGCGACAAGGTGATGGGCCAGTTCCGGGACAAAAGCCTCCAGTTGCTTGTCGCCACCGACGTGGCCGCCCGGGGGATCGACGTGAACAACATCACCCACGTCATCAACTATGAGTTACCCGACGACGTAGAAGTATACACGCACCGCACCGGCCGTACCGGGCGGGCGGGGAAAAACGGGATCGCCCTGTCGATCGTCCATTCCAGGGAGACGTTCAAGCTCAAACAAATCGAGCGCGTAAACCAGATCCGGTTGAACAAGATGGACATCCCCACGGGGAAAGACGTCACCCGGAAACAGTTCTACTATTTCATGGACCGGATCCTCAACGCCGATACCAGCCATGGGGACTACGAGGCCTTTGTACCGATGATCGAGGAGAAGTTCGCCGATATTTCCAAGGAAGAGATCGTCAAACGCTTTGCCGCCCTTGAATTCGACCGCTTCTTACGCTACTACGAGAACGCGGCCGATTTGAATGTGCGCGATATCAAAGCGCCCCGCACCGCCGGCGGCCGGGACTTCGCGCCTGCAAGCGGAGGCGGCGACCGGAGAAGGTTTGAAAGCAATGGCGAATTCACAAAGCTCTTCATCAACCTGGGGATCAAAGACGGATTCTATAAGGCCAGCTTCCTCCAGTTCATCCTGGACATGAGCGACCTGCGCAAAGAAGTCCTGGGCCGTATCGACCTCAAGGAAATGAACAGTTGGGTGGAAGTGGACAAGAAATCGGCCTCGAAAATGATCCGGGCCATAGACGGAAAAACCTTTAAGGGTCGGAAGATCCGCATGAACGAAGCAAACAGGTAA
- a CDS encoding S1C family serine protease, whose product MDEVLLQNAVDRYLRMEMTQQERLVFEELRRTNPEVDQLVVAHSFFLQELERFGQLKEFKSTLNTVEAELLEEGAIKPERLTAGARVSNMWIRYRRTIAVAACIGGITAVCISGMMLAIAPKHDARLMELANKVNSVENSQRVLRQQLNEVTKTITPSPAELKVSGTSFLIDGRGYLVTSAHVVKDVSSVFVANHKGDNFKARIIFVNPLQDLAILKIEDSNWTTSGPLPYGIKRTGAELGEPIFTLGYPRNYAEIVYGEGYLSAQTGYNGDSISCQITVSANPGNSGGPVLNEKGEVVGILSTKQPQTDGVVFALNARNIYSALDSLKKDTTNTYPTIRVSSVSTIRSLDRVDQIKKIEDCVYMVKGY is encoded by the coding sequence ATGGACGAAGTATTATTACAGAACGCGGTGGACAGGTATTTGCGCATGGAAATGACGCAGCAGGAACGTCTTGTATTCGAGGAACTCCGGCGGACCAACCCGGAAGTGGATCAGTTGGTCGTGGCGCATTCCTTTTTCCTCCAGGAGCTGGAAAGGTTTGGGCAACTGAAAGAATTCAAGAGTACCCTTAATACGGTGGAAGCGGAATTGCTGGAAGAGGGCGCGATCAAGCCCGAACGGCTCACCGCGGGTGCCAGGGTCTCCAATATGTGGATACGCTACCGCCGCACCATCGCCGTGGCGGCCTGTATCGGCGGGATTACCGCCGTGTGCATTAGCGGGATGATGCTGGCGATTGCCCCGAAACACGACGCCAGGCTGATGGAACTGGCCAATAAGGTCAATTCCGTAGAAAACTCTCAAAGGGTGTTGCGTCAGCAGCTCAACGAGGTGACCAAGACCATTACCCCTTCTCCTGCCGAACTAAAGGTGTCGGGGACCAGTTTCCTTATCGACGGCCGGGGTTACCTGGTGACGAGCGCCCACGTTGTAAAGGACGTCTCCAGCGTGTTCGTCGCCAACCACAAAGGCGACAACTTCAAGGCCCGGATTATTTTTGTCAATCCCCTCCAGGACCTGGCCATACTGAAAATAGAAGACTCCAACTGGACGACCTCCGGTCCGCTTCCCTACGGGATCAAACGGACGGGAGCGGAACTGGGCGAACCCATTTTTACATTAGGTTATCCCCGGAACTATGCCGAAATCGTGTACGGCGAGGGCTACCTAAGCGCCCAGACGGGTTATAATGGAGATTCCATCAGCTGCCAGATCACCGTGTCTGCGAACCCCGGCAACAGCGGTGGACCGGTGCTTAACGAGAAAGGCGAAGTGGTCGGCATCCTCAGCACCAAGCAGCCCCAGACAGACGGCGTTGTATTTGCGCTGAATGCCCGGAACATATATAGTGCCCTGGACTCTCTGAAGAAAGACACGACCAATACCTACCCAACGATCAGGGTCTCTTCGGTATCGACCATCCGCTCCCTCGACAGGGTCGACCAGATCAAGAAGATCGAGGATTGTGTGTACATGGTCAAGGGGTATTGA
- a CDS encoding pyridoxal phosphate-dependent aminotransferase, with protein MTAQRLEGIGEYYFSTKLREIDDMNRQGRQVINLGIGSPDQPPHPEVIKTLQEAAARPDTHGYQNYKGSPVLRKAFAGWYNTWYGVDLDPDTEILPLIGSKEGIMHICMTYLNEGDEALIPNPGYPTYQSAVKLAGGTPVPYTLSASKNWAPDWEALEKTDLKKVKLMWVNYPHMPTGQRANKELFERLVDFGRRHNILICHDNPYSFILNDRPESLLAVKNAKDVVLELNSLSKSQNMAGWRIGALLGAQQRINEVLRFKSNMDSGMFLPVQLAAAKALELGKDWYDSVNAVYQKRREKVFQLLDVLNCTYDKDQVGLFVWASIPEGYKDGYAVSDAVLYGSNVFITPGGIFGSEGNGYIRVSLCATEEKLEQSMERIKATVWSSR; from the coding sequence ATGACAGCACAACGGCTGGAGGGCATCGGGGAATACTATTTCTCGACAAAGCTCCGCGAGATCGACGACATGAACCGTCAAGGCAGGCAGGTGATCAACCTGGGGATCGGCAGCCCTGACCAACCCCCGCACCCGGAGGTGATCAAGACCCTCCAGGAAGCGGCGGCCCGGCCGGATACCCACGGTTATCAGAACTATAAAGGTTCTCCCGTCCTGCGCAAGGCCTTCGCGGGCTGGTATAATACCTGGTATGGCGTGGACCTGGACCCGGATACGGAGATCCTACCGCTGATCGGGTCCAAAGAAGGGATCATGCACATCTGCATGACGTACCTCAACGAGGGAGACGAGGCCCTCATCCCCAACCCGGGGTACCCGACTTATCAAAGCGCGGTAAAGCTGGCGGGGGGAACACCGGTGCCGTATACCCTAAGCGCCTCAAAAAATTGGGCCCCCGACTGGGAGGCGCTGGAGAAGACCGACCTTAAAAAGGTTAAACTGATGTGGGTCAACTACCCGCACATGCCTACCGGGCAACGGGCCAATAAGGAACTTTTCGAACGCCTCGTTGACTTCGGGCGGAGGCACAACATCCTGATTTGTCACGACAACCCGTATTCTTTTATCCTCAACGATCGGCCAGAAAGCCTGCTGGCAGTAAAAAACGCAAAGGACGTTGTCCTGGAGCTGAATTCGCTGAGCAAGTCGCAGAATATGGCGGGCTGGCGCATCGGCGCACTCCTCGGTGCCCAACAGCGGATCAACGAAGTCCTGCGGTTCAAAAGCAATATGGACAGCGGCATGTTCCTCCCGGTACAACTGGCGGCGGCAAAGGCGCTGGAACTCGGGAAGGATTGGTATGACTCCGTCAACGCGGTTTACCAAAAGCGTCGGGAAAAAGTCTTCCAGTTGCTGGATGTATTGAATTGCACCTACGACAAGGACCAGGTCGGCCTTTTTGTCTGGGCGTCTATTCCTGAGGGTTATAAAGACGGATACGCCGTGAGCGACGCCGTCCTGTATGGGTCGAATGTATTTATCACGCCGGGCGGCATCTTTGGTTCGGAGGGGAACGGGTATATCCGCGTCAGCCTTTGCGCCACGGAAGAGAAACTGGAACAGTCCATGGAACGTATAAAAGCAACAGTATGGTCGTCGCGATAG
- a CDS encoding prephenate dehydrogenase, protein MVVAIVGTGLIGGSMALTLKEKGFAERVIGVDSSLVHLQKARELGIIDEGASLEAGVDAAKLIILAIPVDAGAGLLPQVLTRLKPDQVVMDVGSTKEGIIAAARKLPNRARFVATHPMWGTEFSGPQAAEHHAFAGRAAVICDREDSAPDALALVEQVYDNLEMRKVYMDAASHDMHAAYVSHISHITSFALANTVLEKEKEEDAIFTLASGGFESTVRLAKSNPSMWVPIFRENRENVLDVLNEHITQLRKFKSCLEKENYTYLKELIEQAGEIRRVLNK, encoded by the coding sequence ATGGTCGTCGCGATAGTCGGTACGGGTTTGATCGGTGGTTCGATGGCGCTCACGCTAAAAGAAAAAGGTTTTGCGGAGCGGGTCATCGGGGTGGACAGCAGCCTCGTACACCTGCAAAAGGCCCGTGAGCTGGGCATTATAGACGAAGGGGCGTCCCTGGAAGCAGGGGTGGATGCGGCAAAGCTGATTATCCTGGCCATACCCGTGGACGCGGGGGCGGGCCTGCTGCCCCAGGTGTTAACAAGACTCAAACCAGACCAGGTCGTCATGGACGTGGGCTCTACAAAGGAAGGCATCATCGCTGCCGCCCGCAAACTGCCGAACCGGGCGCGTTTTGTGGCCACCCACCCCATGTGGGGGACGGAGTTTAGCGGGCCCCAGGCGGCGGAACACCACGCTTTTGCCGGGAGAGCCGCGGTGATTTGTGACCGGGAAGACTCGGCCCCGGATGCCCTGGCGCTGGTGGAGCAGGTATACGATAACCTGGAGATGCGCAAGGTGTATATGGACGCGGCAAGCCACGATATGCACGCCGCCTACGTCAGCCACATCTCGCACATCACGTCTTTTGCCCTGGCCAACACGGTCCTGGAGAAGGAGAAGGAGGAGGACGCGATCTTTACGCTGGCGAGCGGTGGTTTTGAAAGCACCGTGCGCCTGGCAAAGAGCAATCCTTCGATGTGGGTGCCGATCTTCCGCGAGAACCGGGAAAACGTACTGGACGTGCTTAACGAACACATCACACAGTTGCGAAAATTCAAAAGTTGCCTGGAAAAAGAAAACTACACCTACTTAAAGGAGTTGATAGAACAGGCCGGAGAGATCAGGCGGGTGCTGAATAAATAG